In Bacteroidales bacterium, one genomic interval encodes:
- a CDS encoding Gfo/Idh/MocA family oxidoreductase — translation MDQKPLNFALIGSAGYIAPRHMKAIKDTGNQLVSALDRFDVMGAIDQYFPEADFFTEPERFDRHLDKLRRHGMNKIDYVSICSPNYLHDAHIRLALRNHAHAICEKPLVLNPWNVDALEEIEQENGCRIFNILQLRLHPAIIALKKKIDNAPKDKIYDFDLSYITSRGRWYFISWKGQLEKSGGIATNIGIHFFDMLLWIFGEAKENIVHLSEYNKAAGLLVLEKARVRWFLSLDYEDIPEPVKKTGQRTYRSFSLEGEEIDFSGGFTDLHTTAYSEILAGRGFGLKEARPSINTVYAIRNAEPVGRVGDYHPLLRKLK, via the coding sequence ATGGATCAAAAGCCTTTGAATTTTGCACTGATCGGCTCAGCCGGCTATATTGCCCCGCGCCACATGAAAGCCATCAAAGATACAGGCAATCAGCTGGTTTCAGCCCTCGACCGTTTTGATGTCATGGGTGCAATTGATCAATATTTTCCAGAAGCCGATTTTTTTACAGAACCTGAACGATTTGATCGTCATCTCGATAAATTGCGCCGTCATGGCATGAATAAGATAGATTATGTTAGTATCTGCTCGCCCAATTACCTGCACGATGCCCATATCCGCCTTGCCCTCCGCAACCATGCGCACGCCATCTGCGAGAAGCCTTTGGTACTCAATCCCTGGAATGTGGATGCCCTTGAGGAAATTGAGCAGGAAAATGGTTGTAGAATTTTCAATATCCTTCAACTTCGACTGCATCCGGCTATCATTGCCTTGAAAAAGAAAATTGACAATGCGCCCAAGGATAAAATCTATGATTTTGATTTGAGTTATATCACGAGCCGGGGCCGCTGGTATTTTATTTCGTGGAAAGGCCAGCTTGAGAAATCCGGTGGCATTGCCACCAATATCGGCATACACTTTTTTGATATGCTGTTGTGGATTTTTGGTGAAGCCAAAGAAAACATTGTTCACCTGAGTGAGTACAACAAGGCTGCCGGACTCCTTGTGCTTGAAAAAGCCCGCGTAAGATGGTTCCTGAGCCTCGATTATGAGGATATTCCTGAACCAGTTAAGAAAACAGGCCAGCGCACTTACCGCTCCTTCAGCCTCGAAGGCGAAGAAATAGATTTCAGTGGTGGATTCACGGATCTGCACACAACTGCTTATAGTGAGATACTCGCTGGCAGAGGGTTTGGACTGAAAGAGGCGCGCCCAAGCATTAACACGGTGTATGCGATCCGTAATGCCGAACCCGTGGGAAGGGTAGGGGACTATCACCCGTTGCTGAGAAAACTAAAATAA